One region of Streptomyces capillispiralis genomic DNA includes:
- a CDS encoding SCO6881 family protein, protein MGFCDYPLADKLCAVGDAVDFASDPGKAIGDWMAKSAGELAAAAADLAAKAVNTTTRVDLNAGWFRDNYKMLLPLGLVLLVATFCAQLVRAAVRRDGQALTQAFTGTMSGVLFAFCAIALTTVAVEVVDAVSDGLFKTAHLSIESAVRRIVKVSQIGSLAGLGWLVPVVVGLGAAIGAFLYWCVMMVRKVGILVMVTLAVFASAGGGWEVARRWRKGWIEATATLVVSKLLMTVIFVLGIAAMGKTDATDGIAALADVMSGIVIMILVLLCPYAVFKFVHWAADGTDGESIHRAGGAGAQIAKAHAENVARKAAAAAATAGTGGAAAGAGVAAAQGPDAAGGGGFPGDIAANPTGDSGGGKDASQGGGTGGSPGGGAMKSGLEKAVQPAPTSVSDDTSGQVGGSPGPGGSGVSAASGQQGGWQSVPPTTTPPPQGAPPSPGAQNATPSGTASPPPPATGL, encoded by the coding sequence GTGGGTTTCTGTGATTACCCCCTGGCGGACAAGCTCTGTGCCGTCGGCGACGCGGTCGATTTCGCCTCGGACCCTGGCAAGGCCATCGGTGACTGGATGGCGAAGTCCGCAGGTGAGCTGGCTGCGGCAGCGGCCGACTTGGCCGCCAAGGCGGTCAACACCACCACGAGGGTCGACCTGAACGCCGGATGGTTCCGCGACAACTACAAGATGCTGCTGCCGTTGGGCCTGGTCCTGCTGGTCGCCACCTTCTGCGCGCAGCTCGTCCGGGCCGCCGTCAGACGCGACGGACAAGCCCTCACCCAGGCGTTCACCGGCACCATGTCAGGGGTCCTGTTCGCGTTCTGCGCCATCGCCCTAACCACGGTCGCCGTCGAAGTCGTCGACGCCGTCAGCGACGGCCTGTTCAAGACCGCGCACCTGAGCATCGAGTCGGCCGTGCGCCGCATCGTGAAGGTCAGCCAGATCGGGTCCCTGGCCGGACTCGGCTGGCTCGTCCCGGTCGTCGTCGGTCTCGGCGCCGCCATCGGCGCCTTCCTCTACTGGTGCGTGATGATGGTCCGCAAGGTCGGCATCCTCGTCATGGTCACCCTGGCCGTCTTCGCGTCCGCCGGCGGCGGCTGGGAAGTCGCACGCCGCTGGCGCAAGGGCTGGATCGAAGCCACCGCCACCCTCGTCGTCAGCAAGCTGCTGATGACTGTGATCTTCGTGCTCGGCATCGCCGCCATGGGCAAGACCGACGCCACCGACGGCATCGCCGCCCTCGCCGACGTCATGTCCGGCATCGTGATCATGATCCTGGTGCTGCTGTGCCCCTATGCCGTCTTCAAGTTCGTGCACTGGGCGGCCGACGGCACCGACGGCGAGTCCATCCACCGCGCCGGCGGCGCAGGAGCGCAGATCGCCAAGGCCCACGCCGAGAACGTCGCCCGCAAGGCCGCGGCAGCAGCCGCCACCGCCGGAACCGGCGGCGCGGCAGCCGGAGCGGGTGTCGCCGCCGCGCAAGGCCCCGACGCCGCAGGCGGAGGCGGATTCCCCGGCGACATCGCCGCCAACCCGACCGGCGACAGCGGCGGCGGCAAGGACGCTTCGCAGGGTGGCGGAACGGGCGGCTCGCCCGGTGGCGGTGCCATGAAGTCCGGCCTGGAGAAGGCCGTCCAGCCCGCGCCGACGAGCGTGTCGGATGACACCAGCGGCCAGGTGGGCGGCAGCCCGGGGCCGGGTGGATCCGGCGTGAGCGCCGCGTCCGGCCAGCAAGGCGGCTGGCAGTCAGTGCCGCCGACCACGACCCCGCCGCCGCAGGGCGCACCGCCGTCCCCTGGGGCACAGAACGCCACGCCCAGCGGGACGGCCTCACCGCCGCCGCCTGCGACCGGCCTCTGA
- a CDS encoding SH3 domain-containing protein translates to MLGALALPVLSATTASATPASSCSSQPPLPYEVHTAAVTIRSKATTHSTALGVLYKSHRFRVHKKSGNWLYITDKTTGVKGWVSGTYVYRDVRMCLD, encoded by the coding sequence ATGCTCGGCGCACTCGCTCTGCCGGTGCTGTCCGCCACCACCGCCAGCGCGACCCCCGCGAGCAGCTGCTCGTCCCAGCCGCCGCTGCCGTACGAGGTGCACACCGCGGCCGTGACCATCCGGTCCAAGGCCACCACGCATTCCACCGCGCTCGGCGTGCTCTACAAGAGCCACCGCTTCAGGGTGCACAAGAAGAGCGGCAACTGGCTCTACATCACGGACAAGACCACCGGGGTCAAGGGCTGGGTCTCCGGCACCTACGTCTACCGCGACGTCCGAATGTGCCTGGACTGA
- a CDS encoding MFS transporter produces MSAAVTPRHARHTAGLLRGIYLPRTADALAFAMSTYGIPLLVLATTRSAALTGAAFALEWIPRLAAFGWAGSIVDRRGASVVFHLASLGRAMALAAGAVLLHHHPSGTVASVTVMVLAAVTGVLTEFSYIAAETAGAAVGRRAGTRAHRVQAVLLGIDQIATLAGPALAAVLLLAGPPPMLAVITVLSLLAALLALRTPPSPVAPARTPKRQASAGLLTGWRTIRSLPALGWLVTGLTLSNLATGLLQAAGPVIVVKHFAQSTTDVGLVWSAAAAATLLSVTLCRVAIDRLGLWPVGAACAALASLASLAAAQAPDYLSYLVLVAVLMAAEGGMTVVLRTLRSQLIPPEKFGSTLSATILILLLPYPVAGVLTALTPPDALGHVITACAVLQGLGLALAFTRLRTDPALRT; encoded by the coding sequence GTGAGCGCAGCGGTCACGCCCCGGCACGCACGCCACACCGCCGGGCTGCTGCGCGGCATCTACCTGCCGCGCACGGCGGACGCGTTGGCGTTCGCCATGTCCACCTACGGCATCCCGCTGCTGGTCCTGGCCACCACGCGCTCCGCCGCGCTCACGGGAGCGGCGTTCGCGTTGGAGTGGATCCCGAGGCTGGCGGCGTTCGGGTGGGCCGGATCGATCGTCGACCGGCGCGGGGCGTCCGTCGTCTTCCACCTCGCCTCCCTAGGACGTGCGATGGCTCTCGCCGCCGGCGCGGTCCTGCTCCACCATCACCCGTCCGGCACGGTGGCGAGCGTGACCGTGATGGTGCTCGCGGCGGTCACGGGCGTGCTCACCGAGTTCAGTTACATTGCGGCCGAGACCGCGGGCGCCGCCGTCGGCCGCCGAGCGGGAACGCGGGCCCATCGCGTTCAGGCCGTCCTGCTCGGCATCGACCAGATTGCGACCCTGGCCGGGCCGGCGCTCGCCGCAGTGCTCCTGCTCGCAGGGCCGCCGCCGATGCTCGCGGTGATCACCGTGTTGTCGCTTCTCGCCGCGCTGCTCGCCCTGCGAACACCCCCCTCGCCCGTCGCCCCGGCCCGCACGCCGAAGCGGCAGGCCAGCGCCGGGCTGCTCACCGGGTGGCGCACCATCCGATCGCTGCCCGCGCTCGGCTGGCTCGTGACCGGGCTGACCCTGTCCAACCTCGCCACGGGGCTCCTCCAGGCGGCCGGTCCCGTGATCGTCGTCAAGCACTTCGCGCAGTCCACCACCGACGTCGGCCTGGTCTGGTCCGCCGCTGCCGCAGCGACGCTCCTCAGCGTCACCCTCTGCCGGGTTGCGATCGACCGCCTGGGCCTGTGGCCGGTGGGCGCCGCCTGCGCGGCCCTTGCCTCGCTTGCCTCCCTCGCCGCCGCCCAAGCCCCCGACTACCTCTCCTACCTTGTCCTGGTCGCGGTCCTCATGGCGGCCGAGGGCGGCATGACGGTGGTGCTGCGCACGCTGCGCTCCCAGCTGATCCCACCGGAGAAGTTCGGCAGCACCCTGTCGGCGACCATCCTCATCCTCCTGCTGCCCTACCCCGTCGCTGGCGTACTGACCGCGCTCACGCCGCCCGACGCACTGGGCCACGTCATCACCGCTTGCGCCGTCCTGCAGGGCCTCGGACTGGCCCTCGCCTTCACGCGCCTGCGCACCGACCCAGCCCTGCGCACCTGA
- a CDS encoding DNA-methyltransferase, giving the protein MPFSLHQGDALAVLSGLPDGCVDSVITDPPYNSGGRTAKERTTRSAKQKYTSADAKNDLADFTGENMDQRSYAFWLTQIMTEAHRLTKTGGTALLFTDWRQLPTTTDAIQAAGWLWRGVLAWHKPQARPQKGRFTQNCEFIVWASKGPIDGSRNPVYLPGMYSASQPSGAQRRHITQKPVEVMRELVKISPEGGTVLDFCAGSGSTGVAALLEGRDFIGVEKTEHYASIAADRLTETIRETLTQDDVDLSG; this is encoded by the coding sequence TTGCCTTTTTCCCTTCACCAGGGCGACGCCCTGGCCGTTCTCTCCGGCCTTCCGGACGGCTGCGTCGACTCCGTCATCACCGACCCGCCGTACAACAGCGGTGGCCGGACCGCGAAGGAGCGCACCACCCGCTCCGCGAAGCAGAAGTACACCTCCGCCGATGCCAAGAACGACCTCGCCGACTTCACCGGCGAGAACATGGACCAGAGGTCCTACGCGTTCTGGCTCACGCAGATCATGACCGAAGCGCACCGTCTGACGAAGACCGGCGGGACCGCGCTGTTGTTCACCGACTGGCGTCAGCTCCCGACGACGACGGACGCGATCCAGGCCGCCGGGTGGCTGTGGCGCGGCGTGCTTGCCTGGCACAAGCCGCAGGCCAGGCCGCAGAAGGGCCGGTTCACCCAGAACTGCGAATTCATCGTCTGGGCCAGTAAGGGGCCGATCGACGGCTCCCGGAACCCGGTCTATCTGCCCGGCATGTACTCGGCGTCGCAGCCCTCGGGCGCGCAGCGCCGGCACATCACGCAGAAGCCGGTCGAGGTGATGCGCGAGCTGGTCAAGATCAGCCCCGAGGGCGGCACGGTCCTCGACTTCTGCGCCGGCTCCGGCTCCACGGGCGTGGCCGCTCTGCTGGAAGGCCGGGACTTCATCGGCGTGGAGAAGACCGAGCACTACGCGTCGATCGCGGCTGACCGGCTCACCGAGACGATCCGCGAAACCCTCACGCAGGACGACGTGGACCTTAGCGGCTGA
- a CDS encoding DUF4913 domain-containing protein yields the protein MEQSAQQAQQLDHLASAPPPSGSPFAAFGMPGLGGPPPAAPPEPRPILELDGEEREDELDALSDWVDDFFLPVYGAEVTTAAPWCLQWQEHDDVVAWLHALWLAYQQHKDPEAGLSGLFVWHRDFLTHAVAAIRAPGGPLSACMTSPDRPAHRLLPGPPPSVRTETANTTQVAEPDEPTS from the coding sequence ATGGAGCAGTCGGCGCAACAGGCTCAGCAGCTCGACCACCTCGCGTCCGCCCCGCCGCCCAGCGGATCACCGTTCGCCGCCTTCGGCATGCCAGGACTCGGCGGGCCGCCTCCCGCCGCTCCACCGGAGCCCCGCCCGATCCTGGAACTCGACGGAGAAGAACGCGAGGACGAACTCGACGCCCTGTCCGACTGGGTGGATGACTTTTTCCTCCCGGTGTACGGGGCGGAGGTCACCACCGCGGCTCCCTGGTGCCTGCAGTGGCAGGAGCACGACGACGTGGTGGCCTGGCTCCACGCCCTGTGGCTCGCCTACCAGCAGCACAAGGATCCCGAAGCCGGGCTGTCCGGTCTGTTCGTGTGGCACCGGGACTTCCTCACCCACGCCGTCGCGGCGATCCGCGCGCCGGGTGGGCCGCTGTCGGCCTGCATGACCTCGCCCGACCGGCCCGCGCACCGCCTTCTGCCCGGCCCGCCGCCGTCCGTGCGCACGGAGACGGCGAACACGACACAAGTCGCCGAACCGGACGAGCCGACGTCATGA
- a CDS encoding C40 family peptidase — translation MKALAAGIGVVFLSPLLLAGTGMMMASSADAVQSSSSSLICLNDIDTSKVAEQVTEILDGASGKDVHVEGLDLPAEQVPNAQTIVATGISLHVPKKGQVIALATAMQESRLRNLNYGDRDSLGLFQQRPSQGWGTAEQIRDPTYASEQFYKHLLKVHGWQQMTVTQAAQAVQQSGLPDAYAQWEHLATALQEAIAKTFPGAGNDKDAKDPNPGKDPDAGTTGCAPGQDGSGFGPIPEGSVPKGYKIPKDAHPKARKAIEWAMHQLGTLYQWGGACTNAHGPDPMGRCDCSSLMQQAYAHAGVTLSRTTYTQVNEGKAVSPAQLKPGDLIFSRGTAARPEHVGMYIGEGLVIEAPRTSKPVRITPIKDWTILAARRVI, via the coding sequence TTGAAGGCGCTCGCCGCCGGCATCGGCGTCGTCTTCCTCTCCCCGCTCCTGCTCGCCGGCACCGGCATGATGATGGCGTCCTCCGCCGACGCCGTTCAAAGCAGCAGCAGCTCCCTCATCTGCCTGAACGACATCGACACCAGCAAGGTCGCCGAGCAGGTCACCGAGATCCTCGACGGGGCGTCCGGCAAAGACGTCCACGTCGAGGGCCTGGACCTGCCCGCCGAGCAGGTTCCCAATGCCCAGACGATCGTGGCCACCGGTATCAGCCTCCACGTCCCCAAAAAGGGCCAGGTCATCGCGCTCGCCACGGCGATGCAGGAGTCGCGGCTGCGCAACCTCAACTACGGCGACAGGGACAGCCTTGGGTTGTTCCAGCAGCGTCCCTCCCAGGGCTGGGGCACCGCCGAGCAGATCCGTGACCCGACGTACGCGAGCGAGCAGTTCTACAAGCACCTGCTCAAGGTGCACGGCTGGCAGCAGATGACCGTCACCCAGGCCGCCCAAGCCGTCCAGCAGTCCGGCCTGCCGGACGCCTACGCGCAGTGGGAGCACCTGGCCACCGCGCTGCAGGAAGCCATCGCCAAGACCTTCCCCGGCGCCGGAAACGACAAGGACGCCAAGGATCCGAACCCAGGAAAGGACCCGGACGCCGGCACCACCGGGTGTGCTCCGGGCCAGGACGGCTCCGGCTTCGGCCCGATCCCCGAGGGCAGCGTCCCGAAGGGATACAAGATCCCCAAGGACGCCCACCCGAAGGCGCGCAAGGCCATCGAGTGGGCGATGCACCAGCTCGGCACCCTCTACCAGTGGGGCGGAGCCTGCACCAACGCCCACGGCCCGGACCCGATGGGCCGCTGCGACTGCAGCTCGCTGATGCAGCAGGCGTACGCGCACGCCGGCGTCACGCTCTCCCGCACCACGTACACGCAGGTCAACGAGGGCAAGGCGGTCTCGCCCGCCCAGCTCAAGCCCGGTGACCTCATCTTCAGCCGCGGCACCGCCGCCCGGCCTGAGCATGTCGGCATGTACATCGGCGAGGGCCTCGTGATCGAGGCACCGCGCACATCAAAGCCGGTCCGGATCACCCCGATCAAGGACTGGACGATTCTCGCCGCCCGCCGCGTCATCTGA
- a CDS encoding ATP-grasp domain-containing protein codes for MEAEAYRGYCLQSVAAAYDVVLITGEEPSWETPYLRDCVVVPDPTDQAALSAAGRALADRYDLAGVFTWTEWYLVPVARLARQLGLPTTVPEAMQACRNKATSRALFARHGVPSAASVSVRTPAEAEAAAERIGYPVVLKPAAHAASIGVIRADTPEQLTAAFAFADQAAGLGLESTSVLVEEYLDGPEVSAECVTYGGETTVVAVTRKTVSAPPYFEELAHSVDAADPLLDLVAPAARAAIHALGITDGVSHVEMRLVDGRPRLVEVNGRIAGDMIGHLVQLATGIDLPRAAADIACGRALELTPTRSSAAAIQLLYPDTSGTLLRLGFDGVSPRWLERVYFQHQVGDQLLLPADGGNMFTARIGYLITTAPTADLAQDRAQQAVRHLQVDVAPRTTDEPVPGGRPA; via the coding sequence ATGGAGGCCGAGGCGTACCGCGGGTACTGCCTTCAGTCCGTGGCCGCCGCCTACGACGTCGTCCTGATCACCGGCGAAGAGCCCTCGTGGGAGACGCCGTACCTGCGGGACTGCGTGGTCGTGCCCGACCCGACCGACCAGGCGGCGCTGTCCGCCGCCGGCCGGGCCCTGGCCGACCGCTACGACCTGGCAGGCGTGTTCACTTGGACCGAGTGGTACCTCGTCCCGGTCGCCCGCCTCGCGCGCCAGCTCGGCCTGCCCACCACCGTCCCGGAGGCCATGCAGGCATGCCGTAACAAGGCCACCTCCCGTGCATTGTTCGCCCGGCACGGGGTTCCGTCGGCTGCCTCGGTGAGCGTGCGCACGCCTGCCGAGGCCGAGGCAGCGGCCGAGCGGATCGGCTACCCGGTCGTGCTGAAGCCCGCCGCGCACGCGGCCAGCATCGGGGTGATCCGCGCCGACACCCCCGAACAGCTCACCGCCGCCTTCGCGTTCGCCGACCAGGCGGCCGGGCTGGGGCTCGAGTCCACCAGCGTGCTGGTGGAGGAATATCTCGACGGGCCTGAGGTGTCGGCCGAGTGTGTCACCTACGGCGGTGAGACCACCGTGGTGGCCGTCACCCGCAAGACGGTCAGCGCCCCGCCGTATTTCGAGGAACTGGCCCACTCCGTCGACGCCGCCGACCCGCTGCTCGACTTGGTCGCCCCGGCGGCACGCGCCGCGATCCACGCCCTGGGGATCACCGACGGCGTCTCCCATGTCGAGATGCGGCTGGTCGACGGCAGGCCGCGGCTGGTCGAGGTCAACGGCCGGATCGCCGGCGACATGATCGGCCACCTCGTCCAGCTCGCCACCGGCATCGACCTACCGCGCGCCGCCGCCGACATCGCCTGCGGCCGTGCCCTCGAGCTCACCCCGACCCGGTCCTCGGCCGCCGCGATCCAGCTGCTCTACCCCGACACCTCCGGCACCCTGCTCCGCCTCGGATTCGACGGCGTCAGCCCGCGCTGGCTGGAACGCGTTTATTTCCAGCACCAGGTCGGCGACCAGCTGCTCCTCCCGGCCGACGGCGGCAACATGTTCACCGCCCGTATCGGCTACCTGATCACCACCGCGCCCACCGCGGACCTCGCCCAGGACCGCGCCCAGCAGGCTGTGCGCCATCTGCAGGTCGACGTGGCGCCCCGCACAACCGACGAGCCTGTTCCAGGTGGCCGCCCTGCATGA
- a CDS encoding SCO6880 family protein has protein sequence MTDLSVAPVTVKFPHRSRRGILLGLSLPQLVLVSCTLALLLMTVVSTGLVGAVALAPLWAASGALVVIRRHGRSLIDWAPIVTRYAQRRRTGQTLWLARPVTRPRQDGILHLPGTAASLKVVTPGDSANGAAAVHDPHRQTLTAIARVSSRAFALLDPATQNHNVGSWGRALAGIARTGHIATVQVLERTVPDSGDTLTRHWAQNGQPQTPVAGQIYSELVASAGPAAAPHETYLAISLDLKAARRLISQAGGGLPGAFTVMEQTTASIAQAARNAGLMVTGWLTAREIAAVIRTAYDPGALAALQQWSDTGRAEADPAAAGPVVQVEEYDRLATDSARHATYWVENWPRTETNAGFMHGLMFTAGVRRSLSLIYVPQGLESALRDVQRKKAAIIADANERARRGQVDSEEDSVEYADVKQRERQLIAGHADVALTGLVTVTAETDALLDAACAQIETHAVTSGVDLRRLNYQQPDAFAVAALPLARTTL, from the coding sequence TTGACTGATCTCTCCGTCGCTCCGGTCACGGTGAAGTTTCCGCACCGGTCCCGCCGCGGCATCCTCCTCGGCCTCTCCCTGCCGCAACTCGTCCTTGTTTCCTGCACGCTGGCGCTGCTGCTGATGACGGTGGTCTCCACCGGGCTGGTCGGCGCCGTCGCCCTGGCACCGCTGTGGGCGGCTTCCGGTGCGCTCGTGGTGATCCGTCGGCACGGACGCTCCCTGATCGACTGGGCGCCGATCGTCACCCGCTACGCACAGCGCCGACGCACCGGCCAGACGCTCTGGCTCGCCCGGCCCGTCACCCGGCCCCGGCAGGACGGCATCCTCCACCTGCCCGGCACGGCCGCCTCCCTCAAGGTGGTCACACCCGGCGACTCCGCCAACGGCGCCGCGGCCGTGCACGACCCGCACCGGCAGACCCTGACCGCCATCGCCCGGGTCAGCAGCCGCGCCTTCGCCCTCCTCGACCCCGCCACCCAGAACCACAACGTGGGCAGCTGGGGACGCGCGCTCGCAGGCATCGCCCGCACCGGGCACATCGCCACCGTGCAGGTGCTGGAACGCACCGTCCCCGACAGCGGCGACACCCTCACCCGCCACTGGGCCCAGAACGGTCAGCCCCAGACACCGGTCGCCGGCCAGATCTACTCCGAACTGGTCGCCTCGGCCGGTCCCGCCGCCGCACCCCACGAGACCTACCTCGCCATCTCCCTCGATCTGAAGGCCGCCCGGCGGCTGATCTCGCAGGCTGGCGGCGGGCTGCCCGGGGCGTTCACCGTCATGGAGCAGACCACCGCGTCCATCGCCCAGGCGGCCCGCAACGCCGGACTGATGGTCACCGGGTGGCTGACCGCGCGGGAGATCGCCGCCGTCATCCGCACCGCCTACGACCCGGGGGCCCTCGCCGCACTCCAGCAGTGGTCCGACACCGGCCGCGCCGAGGCCGATCCCGCAGCCGCAGGTCCCGTCGTCCAGGTCGAGGAGTACGACCGCCTCGCCACCGACAGCGCACGGCACGCCACGTATTGGGTGGAGAACTGGCCCCGCACCGAGACGAACGCCGGTTTCATGCACGGCCTCATGTTCACGGCCGGCGTGCGACGCAGCCTGTCCCTCATCTATGTCCCGCAGGGGCTCGAGTCCGCGCTGCGGGACGTCCAGCGCAAGAAGGCCGCGATCATTGCCGACGCCAACGAGCGCGCCCGCCGCGGGCAGGTCGACAGCGAGGAAGACTCCGTCGAGTACGCCGACGTCAAACAGCGTGAGCGCCAGCTCATCGCCGGACACGCGGACGTCGCCCTGACCGGCCTCGTCACCGTCACCGCCGAGACCGACGCCCTCCTGGACGCCGCCTGCGCCCAGATCGAGACCCACGCCGTCACCTCGGGCGTCGACCTGCGACGGCTGAACTACCAGCAGCCCGACGCGTTCGCCGTTGCCGCACTCCCCCTGGCCCGCACCACCCTGTAG
- a CDS encoding DUF6238 family protein: MIHPRPSAPDAHPYLRAATAGVRHHARALNRAAPPDRGHLDTLHAHLTELHRFIDQLVEVAGPPHPAAGRHLATAHTRLWQAATEIHAAFHLLPGNTAQADTETSACHPERLPEGPPVLTICQRHLAAGHSIRRKTTPTDLRPHTTACVR, from the coding sequence TTGATCCATCCCCGTCCCAGCGCGCCCGATGCGCACCCCTACCTTCGGGCCGCCACCGCAGGCGTCCGCCACCACGCTCGGGCCCTCAACCGTGCCGCGCCCCCGGATCGCGGGCACCTCGACACCCTCCACGCCCACCTCACCGAACTACACCGGTTCATCGACCAGTTGGTCGAGGTAGCAGGGCCCCCGCATCCTGCAGCAGGCCGCCACCTCGCCACCGCGCACACCCGGCTGTGGCAGGCCGCCACCGAGATCCATGCCGCCTTCCACCTGCTGCCCGGCAATACAGCGCAGGCAGACACCGAGACGAGCGCGTGCCATCCGGAACGGCTGCCCGAAGGGCCGCCCGTGCTGACCATCTGCCAACGCCACCTCGCCGCCGGGCACAGCATCCGGCGCAAGACCACCCCCACCGACCTCCGCCCACATACCACGGCCTGCGTGCGATGA
- a CDS encoding DUF6112 family protein, with the protein MSLPLADRVIQLAYDPGISPKGGGLPGLSVLKNVVNSINMFGIIAVVGALAVSLGVWAWGHHTGGHQAEANGKKGAVVAAGAALGLGAANGIVAFFSTLGSQVH; encoded by the coding sequence ATGTCCCTCCCTCTCGCAGACCGCGTCATCCAGCTCGCCTACGACCCAGGGATCTCGCCCAAGGGCGGCGGCCTGCCCGGCCTGAGCGTGCTGAAGAACGTCGTCAACAGCATCAACATGTTCGGGATCATCGCCGTCGTCGGTGCCCTCGCGGTCTCGCTCGGCGTGTGGGCCTGGGGCCACCACACCGGTGGCCACCAGGCCGAGGCCAACGGCAAGAAGGGCGCCGTCGTCGCCGCGGGCGCCGCCCTCGGCCTCGGCGCCGCGAACGGAATCGTCGCGTTCTTCTCCACCCTCGGCTCGCAGGTTCACTGA
- a CDS encoding winged helix-turn-helix transcriptional regulator: protein MAITALPPDTDADIARVTEALAMITPRWNVRILLALSGPPLRYSELAAKVSWLQNGQLHPKLKSLCDAGLVERTEHTARHVTYRHTERGAALLQVLPVIVTWAEEHLEKAERPLPAIEQIEDSLTLLTRRHAAAILWVLKSRQEVSGRALARIVMPSSDWTNIYPPLRQLVADGLVDTEGIGQPYRLSAAGDGLGPVLGALSAWSAGQPLDQASHHPVWGHPQAKPAPRPWLSSQPRPAPAALPPVRTTGSSLAWHHRDLFSHATTARPKAAIPAGGPRR from the coding sequence TTGGCCATCACCGCTCTGCCCCCTGACACCGACGCCGACATCGCCCGGGTCACCGAGGCCCTCGCCATGATCACCCCGCGCTGGAACGTGAGGATCCTCCTGGCCCTCTCCGGCCCGCCGCTGCGCTACAGCGAGCTGGCGGCCAAGGTGTCCTGGCTGCAGAACGGCCAGCTCCATCCCAAGCTCAAGTCGCTGTGCGATGCCGGACTCGTCGAACGCACCGAACACACCGCACGGCACGTGACCTACCGCCACACCGAACGCGGTGCGGCCCTGCTGCAGGTCCTGCCGGTGATCGTCACCTGGGCCGAGGAACACCTGGAGAAGGCGGAACGCCCGCTGCCCGCGATCGAGCAGATCGAGGACAGCCTGACCCTGCTCACCCGGCGCCACGCCGCCGCCATCCTGTGGGTGCTCAAGTCCCGGCAGGAGGTCAGCGGCCGGGCCCTGGCCCGGATCGTGATGCCCAGCAGCGATTGGACCAACATCTACCCGCCGCTGCGGCAGCTCGTCGCCGACGGCCTGGTCGACACCGAGGGCATCGGCCAGCCCTACCGCCTGTCCGCAGCCGGCGATGGCCTTGGCCCCGTGCTCGGAGCCCTGTCCGCCTGGTCCGCCGGGCAGCCCCTCGACCAGGCGTCCCACCATCCGGTCTGGGGACACCCGCAGGCGAAGCCCGCGCCGAGGCCGTGGCTCAGCAGCCAGCCACGGCCGGCCCCCGCGGCGCTCCCACCCGTTCGCACGACCGGATCCTCTCTGGCGTGGCACCACCGCGATCTCTTCTCGCACGCCACGACCGCCCGCCCGAAGGCAGCCATCCCGGCGGGAGGCCCGCGCCGATGA
- a CDS encoding regulator — protein MSTPFTPAEVRHAVELLASRSLIRLVTEIDDNGAIPPRRLAGTLPDLSTHQLRSASDTARTHGLIRVASGAGLELTDSGSELADLYDAMARWARRHAVPAPVCEFSPRIRHVLDLLAPSLTTEHGDGLAPLSAVTGAGAAADLARPRTLLIQWLAANPQVARAFEPEPVA, from the coding sequence ATGAGCACCCCCTTCACCCCTGCCGAAGTACGCCACGCCGTCGAACTTCTCGCCTCGCGCTCCTTGATCCGCCTGGTCACCGAGATCGACGACAACGGCGCCATACCGCCGCGACGGCTGGCCGGCACCCTGCCCGACCTCTCCACACACCAACTGCGAAGCGCCTCCGACACGGCCCGCACCCACGGTCTCATCCGGGTCGCGTCCGGCGCCGGTCTGGAACTCACCGACAGTGGATCGGAGTTGGCCGACCTGTACGACGCGATGGCGCGCTGGGCCCGACGTCACGCCGTCCCGGCCCCCGTCTGCGAGTTCAGCCCCCGTATCCGACACGTCCTCGACCTGTTGGCGCCCTCGCTCACCACCGAGCACGGCGATGGCCTCGCACCGCTGTCCGCCGTGACCGGCGCCGGGGCGGCGGCGGACCTTGCCCGTCCCCGCACGCTGCTGATCCAGTGGCTGGCCGCTAACCCCCAGGTGGCCAGGGCGTTCGAGCCTGAGCCGGTCGCGTGA